A section of the Devosia rhizoryzae genome encodes:
- a CDS encoding ABC transporter ATP-binding protein: protein MSGPVISLRNVGKSFKDGQVRALQDISFDVQPGEFVSLVGPSGCGKTTLLRIINGLIAPEEGEVRVMGATPEPGPDLAMVFQSARLLPWLTVAGNIEFVLQLKGLPGGERPSRARALLGAVGLRDFADAFPHELSGGMQQRVGLARALAVEPKVLLMDEPFAALDAMTREVLRKELLQLWSRRGIAVVFVTHDIDEAILLSQRVVLLRPRPGRIDEIVDVSFPEPRWQNDPRTSPAFVSMREHLWGRIHDMVRDGAELEELAGAFGSAGAPEAV from the coding sequence ATGAGCGGGCCCGTCATTTCGCTGCGCAATGTCGGCAAGTCGTTCAAGGACGGGCAGGTCCGGGCGCTCCAGGACATCAGCTTCGATGTGCAGCCGGGCGAATTCGTCAGCCTTGTGGGACCCAGCGGCTGCGGCAAGACCACGTTGCTGCGCATCATCAATGGATTGATCGCGCCCGAAGAGGGCGAGGTCCGGGTGATGGGCGCAACACCGGAACCGGGGCCGGACCTTGCCATGGTCTTCCAGTCGGCGCGTTTGCTGCCGTGGCTGACGGTAGCAGGCAATATCGAATTCGTGCTGCAGCTCAAGGGACTGCCGGGTGGCGAGCGGCCGTCGCGGGCACGGGCGCTGCTGGGCGCAGTGGGGTTGCGGGATTTCGCCGACGCCTTCCCCCATGAGCTTTCGGGCGGCATGCAGCAAAGGGTCGGCCTAGCGCGAGCGCTCGCTGTCGAGCCCAAAGTCCTGTTGATGGACGAGCCGTTTGCGGCGCTCGACGCCATGACGCGCGAAGTGCTGCGCAAGGAATTGCTGCAGCTTTGGTCGCGGCGCGGCATCGCCGTGGTGTTTGTAACCCACGATATCGACGAGGCGATCCTCTTGTCGCAACGCGTGGTGCTGTTGCGGCCGCGACCAGGCCGGATCGACGAGATCGTGGATGTGAGCTTTCCCGAGCCACGCTGGCAAAACGACCCGCGCACCTCCCCGGCCTTCGTGTCGATGCGGGAGCACCTTTGGGGCCGCATCCACGACATGGTGCGTGATGGTGCGGAACTTGAGGAATTGGCCGGTGCCTTTGGCAGCGCCGGAGCCCCCGAAGCGGTATAG
- a CDS encoding ABC transporter permease encodes MSPSNFLVIPFDDWINAFVRGWLVPTFRPFFRAVQVPITQVLNGLDAFFAFVPMLATTIVFALLALKFAGRGMAVFTIAGFFFIDMIGLWPETMTTLAMIVTAVLFCAVIGIPLGILAARNDVTWKIVRPTLDVMQTIPSFVYLVPIVMLFGVGMAPGIIATVIFALPPIVRLTNLGIRNVRGDLIEASEAFGSTPLQMLFEVQLPLAMRTIMAGLNQTLMLALSMVVIAALIGAGGLGLVVNTGLGRLDVGQATAGGVGIVILAIVLDRITQGLGAQGQKISLRQTLISMFRPGVTAPAATGKTA; translated from the coding sequence TCGTTCGCGGCTGGCTGGTGCCCACTTTCCGGCCATTCTTCCGCGCTGTGCAGGTGCCGATTACACAGGTGCTGAACGGGCTCGACGCGTTCTTCGCTTTCGTACCCATGCTCGCCACCACGATCGTCTTCGCACTGCTTGCGCTTAAATTCGCCGGTCGCGGGATGGCGGTCTTCACCATTGCCGGCTTCTTCTTCATCGACATGATCGGACTATGGCCTGAGACCATGACCACGCTGGCCATGATCGTCACTGCGGTGTTGTTTTGTGCGGTGATCGGCATTCCACTCGGCATCCTCGCAGCACGCAACGATGTTACTTGGAAGATCGTGCGTCCCACGCTTGACGTGATGCAGACTATCCCGAGTTTTGTTTATCTCGTGCCGATCGTGATGCTGTTCGGCGTCGGCATGGCCCCTGGCATCATCGCAACGGTGATTTTCGCGCTTCCCCCTATCGTGCGGCTCACCAATCTGGGCATCCGCAATGTGCGTGGTGACCTGATCGAAGCCTCCGAAGCGTTCGGCTCGACGCCGTTGCAAATGCTTTTCGAGGTGCAGTTGCCGCTTGCCATGCGCACCATCATGGCGGGGCTCAACCAGACGCTGATGTTGGCGCTTTCCATGGTGGTGATCGCCGCGCTGATCGGTGCTGGGGGGCTGGGTCTTGTGGTCAATACCGGCTTGGGCCGGCTCGATGTCGGCCAGGCGACCGCTGGTGGCGTCGGCATCGTCATCCTCGCCATCGTGCTCGACCGCATCACTCAGGGTCTTGGTGCTCAAGGCCAGAAGATTTCTCTACGACAAACACTGATTTCCATGTTCCGGCCCGGTGTTACCGCGCCAGCCGCAACCGGAAAGACGGCCTGA
- a CDS encoding DHA2 family efflux MFS transporter permease subunit, with product MAESAAVSAPAVTVKNKGLLTAAIMVAVVMQVLDTTIANVALPHMRASLGASQDEINWVLTSYIVASAIATPLTGWVADRLGRRRLLLGAVVGFTVASLLCGVAANLTQMVLFRIVQGVCGAMLVPLAQATMMDINPREKLGQAMAIFGAGIMFGPIIGPTLGGWLTETFNWRAVFLVNLPVGILAFVMLFALMPDTIIKIRKFDFFGFGMLALAVASLQMLLDRGQGLDWFEAPEIWLYLLLTLSGLWVFTIHCLTAENPFIDVRMFRDRNFVTGLVLILATGITLFSGFALLPPMLQNLMGFPVVETGILMGPRGIGTMVSMIVVGRLVSKYDPRILIVGGTLLMGYSLYMMTQFDIVMSTGPILLSGFLQGVGMGFVFVPLNSLAFATIDQKYRVDATSMFSLVRNVGQGVGISLVTTVLAQMQVVNYGELASRLTLDAGPLRDFAASHGGFANVASWLSGLITQQAAMLAFLDDFWMMMVVTFASLPIVFLLRRPSRSEKPDPAHMMSE from the coding sequence ATGGCAGAAAGTGCCGCGGTGTCGGCGCCCGCCGTCACCGTGAAGAACAAGGGATTGCTCACCGCCGCCATCATGGTGGCGGTGGTGATGCAGGTGCTCGACACCACGATCGCCAATGTCGCGCTGCCGCATATGCGCGCAAGCCTTGGCGCTTCGCAGGACGAGATCAACTGGGTGCTGACCTCCTATATCGTGGCCTCGGCCATCGCTACCCCGCTGACAGGCTGGGTGGCGGACCGGCTTGGCCGGCGGCGGCTGTTGCTGGGCGCGGTGGTGGGCTTCACGGTCGCCTCCCTCCTTTGCGGCGTGGCGGCAAACCTCACGCAGATGGTTTTGTTCCGCATCGTCCAGGGCGTGTGCGGCGCCATGCTGGTGCCCTTGGCCCAAGCCACGATGATGGACATCAACCCGCGTGAAAAGCTGGGCCAGGCCATGGCCATCTTCGGCGCCGGCATCATGTTCGGCCCCATTATCGGGCCCACCTTGGGCGGCTGGCTGACCGAGACCTTCAACTGGCGCGCCGTGTTCCTGGTCAACCTGCCAGTGGGCATCCTGGCCTTTGTGATGTTGTTCGCGCTGATGCCGGACACGATCATCAAGATCCGCAAGTTCGACTTCTTCGGTTTCGGCATGCTGGCACTGGCAGTGGCCTCGTTGCAGATGCTGCTCGATCGCGGCCAGGGCCTCGATTGGTTCGAGGCACCGGAAATCTGGCTCTACCTGCTGTTGACCCTTTCCGGGCTCTGGGTATTCACCATCCACTGCCTGACCGCGGAAAACCCGTTCATCGACGTGAGAATGTTCCGCGACCGAAATTTCGTCACCGGTCTTGTGCTGATCCTGGCTACCGGCATCACGCTGTTTTCGGGCTTCGCGCTCCTGCCCCCGATGCTGCAGAACCTGATGGGCTTTCCGGTGGTGGAAACCGGCATCTTGATGGGGCCACGGGGCATCGGCACCATGGTGTCGATGATCGTGGTGGGCCGATTGGTATCCAAATACGATCCGCGCATTCTCATTGTCGGCGGGACGCTGCTGATGGGGTATTCGCTCTACATGATGACGCAGTTCGACATCGTCATGAGCACCGGCCCCATCCTGCTGTCGGGCTTTCTGCAGGGCGTGGGGATGGGCTTCGTGTTCGTGCCACTCAACTCCCTGGCCTTTGCCACCATCGATCAGAAATACCGGGTTGATGCCACTTCGATGTTCAGCCTTGTCCGCAATGTCGGCCAGGGTGTCGGCATTTCGCTGGTGACCACGGTCCTGGCGCAGATGCAGGTGGTCAACTACGGCGAACTGGCATCGCGCCTCACGCTCGATGCCGGCCCGCTGCGCGACTTCGCCGCCTCGCATGGCGGATTTGCCAATGTCGCCAGCTGGCTGAGCGGCCTGATTACCCAGCAGGCGGCCATGCTCGCCTTTCTGGACGACTTCTGGATGATGATGGTCGTGACTTTCGCCTCGCTACCTATCGTCTTCCTGCTGCGCAGACCGTCCCGCAGTGAAAAGCCCGATCCAGCCCATATGATGTCGGAATAG
- a CDS encoding LysR family transcriptional regulator translates to MAMDGKQREKRPARVEPKPSDLTLHQLRIFWAVAHSETLTKAAKQLGLAQPSLSQQLSKLEANIGTLLFHRRSNEMELTEAGQFLLPKVEQVLRLISELEDGLAQFSGGERLTLRIAGINSVLRVLVPLAVSHMQERYPGLDFDLQESSPTEILDLLYSRRVNVGLLATNSVAQAIVGFVQVPLLEDPHVLVVPENLVLDGIADPQRELPPKQWAMLNRSIQFIFGSQQAQRVAEWYDKLLPEHRVVAKCRTFDTAIGLVAAGAGVCLAPGLTTVQQNPTATNVRLYRVKAPPRRIVALVPSQYRRTEPYQGLIETLQAVAARHTIPGLLETPPFLAIDTPIDL, encoded by the coding sequence ATGGCGATGGACGGCAAGCAGCGCGAGAAACGACCGGCGCGCGTGGAGCCTAAACCCAGCGACCTGACCCTTCATCAGCTTCGAATTTTCTGGGCCGTCGCCCATTCAGAAACGCTCACCAAAGCCGCCAAGCAGTTGGGCCTTGCCCAGCCCTCCTTGTCCCAGCAACTGAGCAAGCTCGAAGCCAATATCGGGACGCTCCTGTTTCATCGCCGCTCCAATGAAATGGAATTGACCGAAGCGGGCCAATTCCTGCTTCCCAAGGTGGAACAGGTGCTGCGCCTTATCAGCGAACTCGAGGATGGCTTGGCCCAGTTCAGCGGCGGCGAGCGGTTGACGCTGCGCATTGCCGGCATCAATTCGGTGCTGCGTGTGCTTGTGCCCCTGGCCGTCAGTCACATGCAGGAGCGCTATCCTGGTCTCGATTTCGACCTGCAGGAAAGCTCTCCCACCGAAATCCTCGATCTGCTTTATAGCCGCCGCGTCAATGTGGGCCTTCTCGCCACCAATTCGGTCGCTCAAGCCATCGTCGGCTTCGTCCAGGTGCCGCTCCTTGAAGACCCCCACGTTCTGGTCGTGCCTGAAAACCTGGTACTCGACGGCATCGCCGATCCGCAGAGAGAACTTCCTCCCAAGCAGTGGGCCATGCTCAACCGCTCGATCCAGTTCATCTTCGGCAGCCAGCAGGCCCAGCGTGTCGCCGAATGGTATGACAAGCTGCTCCCCGAGCACCGCGTGGTTGCCAAATGCCGCACCTTCGACACCGCCATCGGCCTCGTCGCCGCAGGAGCCGGCGTGTGTCTCGCGCCAGGCCTCACAACCGTGCAGCAGAACCCGACCGCAACCAACGTCCGGCTCTACCGCGTCAAGGCTCCGCCCCGCCGCATCGTGGCCCTTGTGCCCTCCCAATACCGCCGCACCGAACCCTACCAAGGGCTGATCGAAACGCTCCAGGCCGTAGCCGCACGCCACACCATACCCGGCCTTCTCGAAACCCCGCCGTTCCTCGCGATAGACACCCCCATCGATCTTTGA
- a CDS encoding DUF1800 domain-containing protein — MLTGTSANENLSPISADDWSYDRAAHLLERAGFGGTPAQIEQLARMSPQEAVASLVDYAAIDNSFLREFEESGFWEPSFKDFPVSRPAATELAEQTGMAMGVAVKPGGDRPLQPVTNRFFYWLRATVLETRRLAFWWLDRMVTTNRPLEEKMTLFWHGHFATSEEKLRDYRKIKLQLDTLRRGAIGNFGDLLVAIAKDPAMLVFLDAAQNVKAAPNENFGREVMELFTMGVGNYTEDDIREAARAFTGWGNDDLQFVIDPEKHDGGTKRFLGREGNFTGEDILRIILEQRQTAIYIASKLYRFLVRDEISPAFAEKLGNLLRDNRYEIAPFLTTIFLSQDFYSEASVATHIKSPTELLVSTYRKLGLSALPGIPDPYTVSKTLGQVLLYPPTVAGWSEGRAWITPGLLFERANFAREVMFPNIIEFRDPNHNPGGEVRRVNRNIIAGMEITAATMEEGAAPSKVAGMQEAFNTRYASLMGYSEALRKLKPLPRMAAQFSLSDIVTDAGATAAADAVDVLIRQLLRVPLTPPARAALIDTLSAELGTTALADAQTYMEHPLRLVAHLIMSSPQFQLA, encoded by the coding sequence GTGCTGACCGGAACCAGCGCGAACGAAAATCTATCGCCGATCAGCGCCGATGACTGGAGCTATGACCGGGCGGCGCATCTGCTGGAGCGGGCGGGTTTCGGCGGGACTCCGGCCCAGATCGAACAGCTTGCGCGCATGTCGCCGCAGGAAGCGGTGGCGTCGCTGGTGGACTATGCCGCGATCGACAATTCGTTTCTGCGGGAATTCGAAGAGTCCGGCTTTTGGGAGCCCTCATTCAAGGATTTTCCGGTGAGCCGGCCGGCGGCGACGGAGCTGGCCGAGCAAACGGGTATGGCGATGGGCGTTGCGGTCAAGCCGGGTGGCGACCGGCCGCTGCAGCCGGTGACCAATCGCTTTTTCTATTGGCTGCGCGCGACAGTGCTGGAGACCCGGCGGCTGGCCTTCTGGTGGCTGGACCGGATGGTCACCACCAACCGGCCGCTCGAAGAGAAGATGACGCTGTTCTGGCACGGGCACTTTGCCACGAGCGAAGAAAAGCTGCGCGACTATCGCAAGATCAAGCTGCAGCTCGACACGCTGCGCAGGGGCGCGATCGGCAATTTTGGCGATCTCCTGGTCGCAATCGCCAAAGACCCGGCGATGCTGGTGTTTCTCGATGCGGCGCAGAATGTCAAAGCCGCGCCCAACGAGAATTTTGGCCGCGAGGTCATGGAACTCTTCACCATGGGTGTCGGCAATTATACCGAGGACGACATCCGCGAGGCAGCGCGCGCTTTTACCGGCTGGGGCAATGATGACCTCCAATTCGTCATCGATCCGGAAAAGCATGATGGCGGCACGAAGCGCTTCCTCGGTCGCGAGGGCAATTTCACCGGCGAAGACATCCTCCGCATCATCTTGGAGCAGCGCCAGACGGCCATCTATATCGCGTCCAAGCTTTACCGCTTCCTGGTGCGGGACGAGATCTCGCCTGCTTTTGCCGAGAAGCTGGGCAACCTGCTGCGCGATAACCGCTATGAAATCGCGCCGTTTCTTACCACGATCTTCCTTTCGCAAGATTTCTATAGCGAAGCGTCGGTCGCGACCCATATCAAGTCGCCGACCGAACTGCTGGTTTCGACCTATCGCAAGCTCGGGCTGAGCGCGCTGCCGGGCATTCCTGACCCGTATACCGTCTCTAAGACCCTGGGGCAGGTGCTGCTTTATCCGCCTACGGTTGCTGGATGGAGCGAGGGCCGCGCCTGGATCACGCCGGGGCTTTTGTTTGAGCGGGCCAATTTTGCGCGCGAAGTGATGTTCCCCAACATCATCGAGTTTCGCGACCCCAACCACAATCCGGGCGGGGAAGTGCGGCGTGTCAATCGCAACATCATCGCGGGCATGGAGATCACCGCAGCGACAATGGAAGAAGGCGCGGCGCCCAGCAAGGTCGCCGGCATGCAAGAGGCGTTCAACACGCGCTATGCCAGCCTCATGGGCTATTCCGAAGCGCTGCGGAAGCTCAAGCCCCTGCCGCGCATGGCGGCGCAGTTCTCACTTTCGGACATCGTGACCGATGCCGGTGCGACCGCCGCTGCAGATGCCGTCGACGTGCTGATCCGGCAATTGTTGCGGGTGCCGCTGACGCCCCCTGCCCGTGCTGCGCTGATCGACACGCTGAGCGCCGAGCTGGGCACAACGGCGCTCGCGGACGCGCAGACCTATATGGAGCATCCGCTGCGGCTTGTGGCGCATCTGATCATGAGCTCACCCCAGTTCCAGCTCGCCTGA
- a CDS encoding HlyD family secretion protein, with amino-acid sequence MTARAETSELETNQPVSEAALPATTAGPAKKKRNPLRFLLMFGVPVLLIGGGAYFYLTGGRYIDTDNAYVQQSKTSISSDVAGRIVSVAVANNQSVHAGDALFTVDPEPYRIALSQADAALASARVNVEQLRVGFAVAQAKLTAAQATLEIRQKDWDRKVALRDQGVTAESSLDDARLALQTAQSTVALEEQDVASATAALGGNPEIVTDEHPAVLAAIAARDNAARNLDKTTILAPADGIISQVASLNVGQFVSMGSTIATLVETERTWVEANFKETQLTGLSTGMPVEVTVDAYPGLALSGHVDSIGAATGSEFALIPAQNATGNWVKVVQRVPVRIVLDSGDSDTLRAGMSAAVKVDTQPEGTAS; translated from the coding sequence ATGACTGCACGCGCAGAAACCTCTGAGCTAGAAACGAACCAGCCGGTGAGTGAGGCTGCCCTACCGGCTACGACCGCTGGCCCGGCGAAGAAGAAGCGCAATCCGCTGCGCTTTCTTCTGATGTTCGGTGTTCCGGTTCTGCTGATTGGTGGTGGAGCCTATTTTTATCTCACCGGCGGCCGCTATATCGACACCGATAACGCCTATGTGCAGCAGTCCAAAACCTCGATCTCCTCGGACGTGGCCGGGCGCATCGTTTCTGTAGCGGTTGCCAACAACCAGTCCGTCCATGCTGGCGACGCCTTGTTCACCGTCGATCCTGAGCCCTATCGCATTGCGCTTAGCCAGGCCGATGCTGCTCTTGCCAGTGCACGCGTCAATGTCGAACAGTTGCGCGTGGGCTTTGCCGTCGCTCAAGCAAAGCTCACTGCCGCACAAGCTACGCTCGAAATCCGCCAGAAGGACTGGGACCGCAAGGTGGCTCTACGGGATCAGGGTGTGACGGCAGAGTCGAGCCTCGACGATGCCCGTCTCGCCCTTCAAACCGCGCAGAGTACCGTTGCGCTTGAGGAGCAAGATGTCGCCAGCGCAACTGCCGCTCTCGGTGGAAACCCCGAGATCGTCACCGACGAGCATCCGGCGGTGCTTGCTGCCATAGCGGCACGCGACAATGCGGCTCGAAATCTGGACAAGACAACGATCTTGGCACCCGCCGACGGCATCATCAGCCAGGTGGCAAGTCTCAATGTCGGGCAGTTCGTCTCCATGGGTTCGACCATCGCCACGCTGGTGGAAACCGAGCGCACCTGGGTGGAAGCCAATTTCAAGGAGACCCAGTTGACCGGCCTCTCCACGGGCATGCCGGTCGAAGTCACTGTAGATGCGTATCCAGGCCTTGCTCTTAGCGGCCATGTCGACTCCATCGGGGCCGCCACGGGGTCAGAATTTGCGCTGATCCCGGCTCAGAACGCCACTGGCAACTGGGTCAAGGTCGTGCAGCGCGTGCCCGTGCGCATCGTGCTCGACAGCGGTGACAGTGACACTTTGCGTGCTGGCATGAGCGCAGCGGTCAAGGTGGATACCCAGCCGGAAGGGACGGCTTCTTAG
- the proX gene encoding glycine betaine/L-proline ABC transporter substrate-binding protein ProX: MFRLNTISTFATLLLVTTAVSAPAIAQEQPGEGKTINMAQATWDTGWFHAEIYRQLFQELGYSVDKPTTLDNPPFYQTVSQGDMDLWVNGWFPLHNTYEPTFAGTAEIVGAVAKGGALEGYLVNASAVEEFGITSLEDFKRDEVKAAFDRNGDGKADLVACPPGWGCEINIEHHMDAYGLRDHINPIKAGYAASMADAVAAYEAGENILFYTWTPNWTVNELVPGEDVNWIEVPKIDLPDMSLADAATLDGVEGCVNDPCMLGFPANDIVPVVNTTFLEGNPSVRTLLQSVEIPLADIFAQNAAMNAGDDDIQAQATAWIADNRERVDEWLEAARSAQ; this comes from the coding sequence ATGTTCCGTCTCAACACTATCTCGACCTTCGCCACACTGTTGCTCGTCACCACCGCTGTCAGTGCACCCGCAATCGCCCAGGAGCAGCCGGGCGAAGGCAAGACCATCAACATGGCGCAGGCCACTTGGGACACCGGCTGGTTCCACGCGGAAATCTACCGCCAGCTGTTTCAGGAACTCGGCTATTCAGTCGACAAGCCGACGACCCTCGATAACCCGCCCTTCTATCAGACAGTGTCGCAGGGCGACATGGACCTTTGGGTCAATGGCTGGTTCCCGCTGCACAACACTTATGAGCCTACCTTTGCCGGGACTGCCGAGATCGTCGGCGCCGTGGCCAAGGGTGGCGCACTCGAGGGATACCTCGTCAACGCTTCCGCGGTAGAGGAATTCGGCATCACCTCGCTTGAAGACTTCAAGCGTGACGAAGTGAAGGCTGCATTCGACCGCAATGGCGACGGCAAGGCAGACCTGGTCGCCTGCCCGCCTGGTTGGGGCTGCGAGATCAATATCGAGCATCACATGGACGCCTATGGCCTGCGTGACCACATCAACCCCATCAAGGCCGGATATGCTGCCTCGATGGCAGACGCCGTGGCAGCCTACGAAGCTGGCGAAAATATCCTGTTCTACACCTGGACCCCAAACTGGACGGTGAATGAACTGGTCCCGGGCGAAGACGTAAACTGGATCGAAGTTCCCAAGATCGACCTGCCGGATATGAGCCTTGCCGATGCGGCGACGCTCGATGGCGTCGAGGGCTGCGTCAATGATCCGTGCATGCTTGGCTTTCCGGCCAATGACATCGTGCCGGTTGTCAATACGACGTTCCTCGAGGGCAATCCTTCTGTCCGCACGTTGTTGCAGTCCGTGGAAATTCCGCTGGCCGACATATTTGCACAGAACGCCGCTATGAACGCTGGCGATGACGACATCCAAGCCCAAGCCACCGCCTGGATCGCTGATAATCGCGAACGGGTCGACGAGTGGTTGGAAGCTGCTCGTTCAGCTCAGTAG
- a CDS encoding MarR family winged helix-turn-helix transcriptional regulator produces MKTDAPSGQFRRQVPLGYLVHELARLMKRRLDDEARMHKITLPQWRTLAQVGQKASITQSALANALDIDPMTISGVLDRLEKNGLISREPDPADSRAKLTQLTPEGAERLEVARRLGAEMYEAALSGISKDDIATAEKVLRQMQNNLLGLTATPKDQ; encoded by the coding sequence ATGAAAACAGACGCACCCAGCGGACAATTCCGTCGGCAAGTTCCGCTCGGTTATCTCGTGCACGAACTGGCACGCTTGATGAAGCGCCGGCTCGATGACGAAGCCAGAATGCACAAGATCACCTTGCCGCAGTGGCGAACACTGGCGCAGGTCGGCCAGAAAGCATCAATCACCCAGTCTGCTCTGGCCAACGCTCTCGATATCGATCCGATGACGATTTCGGGTGTTCTGGACCGGCTCGAAAAGAACGGGTTGATCAGCCGTGAGCCTGATCCCGCTGATAGCCGTGCCAAGCTGACGCAACTGACACCGGAAGGGGCCGAGCGGCTCGAAGTCGCTCGTCGCCTGGGCGCTGAAATGTATGAAGCCGCGCTGAGCGGAATTTCTAAAGACGATATCGCGACTGCCGAAAAAGTGCTGCGGCAGATGCAGAACAACCTGCTCGGCCTGACGGCCACGCCCAAGGATCAATAG
- a CDS encoding ABC transporter permease, with protein MIKERADQPAVPNHSPVIKPIAAPMILPSSDRARRRRTLESGAVFGAQLLIALLILAGMYVLNAVGGNLVMPNPNDIVQESLVMWSDGTMLRGLGESLTVITLGFLLSATTGIVLGVLLGGFRVLGRVLDPFVNAMNSTPGAAFIPLIIVWFGLYTEAKVVVVWNAAFFPILINTTAGIASANKDLVEMARAFGAKRATLFWKVMVPDALPSILSGLRIGAAICTVGTVIAELTMAQSGLGGLLAAAGNRFQMDRYFAVVIVLMALGTLITAMLRLAERRIGRWRVSLADGR; from the coding sequence ATGATCAAAGAGCGGGCGGACCAGCCAGCCGTCCCCAATCACTCGCCGGTCATCAAGCCGATCGCAGCTCCAATGATCCTCCCGTCATCCGACCGGGCACGGCGGCGGCGGACGCTTGAAAGCGGCGCCGTGTTCGGCGCGCAGCTCCTTATTGCCCTGCTGATCCTTGCGGGCATGTATGTGCTCAACGCGGTGGGCGGCAATCTGGTGATGCCCAACCCCAACGATATCGTCCAGGAAAGCCTCGTCATGTGGTCGGACGGGACGATGCTGCGGGGCTTGGGCGAGTCGCTGACGGTGATCACGCTGGGCTTTTTGTTGTCGGCGACGACCGGAATCGTTCTGGGCGTTCTGCTGGGCGGGTTCCGGGTGCTGGGGCGCGTCTTGGACCCCTTTGTCAACGCAATGAACTCGACGCCTGGCGCGGCGTTCATTCCGCTTATCATCGTCTGGTTCGGGCTTTATACCGAGGCCAAGGTGGTGGTGGTTTGGAATGCGGCGTTTTTTCCGATCCTGATCAATACAACTGCCGGCATCGCCAGTGCGAACAAGGATCTCGTTGAGATGGCTCGCGCCTTCGGGGCGAAGCGGGCGACGCTGTTCTGGAAGGTGATGGTGCCTGACGCCCTGCCCTCGATCCTCAGCGGACTGCGGATCGGGGCGGCGATCTGCACGGTGGGAACCGTGATCGCGGAACTGACCATGGCGCAGTCCGGGCTGGGCGGGTTGCTGGCTGCGGCGGGCAACCGGTTCCAGATGGACCGCTATTTTGCGGTCGTAATCGTGTTGATGGCGCTGGGCACGCTGATCACGGCAATGCTGCGCCTTGCAGAGCGTCGCATCGGGCGCTGGCGGGTCAGCCTTGCGGATGGACGCTGA